In Patescibacteria group bacterium, a single window of DNA contains:
- a CDS encoding acetate/propionate family kinase, which yields MALILVLNAGSTSLKYKLFDYQTLKVVKKESFENLPISGDAHLSAVVSVLKQIGNLTDIKIVGHRIVHGGTEFQKPTLLDDKNLKNLANYSSLAPLHNPYNLKVAQLARVYLNDIPHVGCFDTGFFIDLPLQAKLYAIPLEYYRKYNIQRFGFHGISHQYVANQAAKILKKNLNKINLITCHLGGGCSMAAIKKGKAVDTSMGFTPLEGLVMMTRSGDIDPGLINYFNKECGLSMDQVNDLLNYESGMKGLFGTSNFREILKAAKKGNKKAKLAFEIFIYRIQKYISSYFGILGGADAIVFTGAIGAGDSYTRKNICQGLKFIKSAKILAIETDEELAIAQECQKILK from the coding sequence ATGGCCTTAATTTTAGTTTTAAATGCCGGCAGCACTTCTCTGAAATACAAATTATTTGATTATCAGACGCTTAAAGTTGTCAAAAAAGAATCTTTTGAAAATTTGCCGATCAGCGGTGACGCTCACTTAAGCGCTGTTGTTTCTGTTTTAAAACAAATCGGTAATTTAACCGATATTAAAATAGTTGGTCATCGAATAGTGCATGGCGGAACTGAATTTCAAAAGCCGACCTTGCTTGATGATAAAAATTTAAAAAATTTGGCCAATTACAGCAGTTTGGCTCCTCTTCATAATCCTTATAATTTAAAAGTGGCGCAATTGGCCAGGGTTTATTTAAATGACATACCGCACGTAGGGTGTTTTGACACCGGTTTTTTTATTGACTTGCCGCTGCAGGCCAAGCTGTATGCCATTCCGCTTGAATATTACAGAAAATATAATATTCAACGTTTCGGGTTTCATGGTATTTCTCATCAATACGTAGCCAACCAAGCGGCAAAAATTTTAAAAAAGAATTTGAATAAAATAAATTTAATCACTTGCCATTTGGGCGGGGGATGCAGCATGGCGGCGATTAAAAAAGGCAAGGCGGTTGATACCAGTATGGGTTTTACTCCGCTTGAAGGATTAGTGATGATGACACGTTCGGGTGATATTGATCCGGGTCTTATTAATTATTTTAATAAAGAATGCGGCTTATCTATGGATCAGGTAAACGATCTGTTAAATTATGAATCCGGAATGAAAGGTTTGTTTGGAACAAGTAATTTCAGAGAAATTTTAAAAGCCGCAAAAAAGGGAAACAAAAAGGCAAAATTGGCTTTTGAAATTTTTATTTATAGAATTCAAAAATATATCAGTTCTTATTTTGGAATTCTAGGCGGCGCTGACGCGATTGTTTTCACCGGAGCAATCGGCGCGGGAGATTCTTATACTCGAAAAAATATTTGCCAAGGATTAAAATTTATCAAGTCCGCAAAAATTTTAGCCATTGAAACCGATGAAGAATTGGCGATTGCCCAAGAGTGTCAAAAAATTCTAAAATAA
- the mraZ gene encoding division/cell wall cluster transcriptional repressor MraZ: MFIGEYHYTIDEKNRLAVPVKFRASILKGAVVTRGIDACLFLYPKKEWDNLAAKLAAMPINKSKTRAFSRLMLAGAMEVELDKQGRINLPDYLKQYASINKKIVIAGLYNRLEIWDEQAWEEYKKKSEEESTDIAEELGGLGV; the protein is encoded by the coding sequence ATGTTTATTGGTGAATACCATTATACAATAGATGAAAAAAATAGATTGGCCGTTCCGGTCAAATTTAGAGCAAGCATTTTAAAGGGAGCAGTAGTGACTCGCGGAATAGATGCTTGTCTTTTTTTATATCCTAAAAAAGAATGGGATAATTTAGCCGCTAAGTTGGCGGCAATGCCGATTAATAAATCCAAGACCAGAGCTTTTTCCAGATTAATGTTGGCTGGTGCGATGGAAGTGGAGCTTGATAAACAAGGAAGAATAAATTTACCTGATTATTTAAAACAATACGCGAGTATTAATAAAAAAATAGTTATTGCCGGACTTTATAATCGCTTGGAAATTTGGGATGAACAAGCTTGGGAAGAATATAAGAAAAAATCAGAAGAAGAAAGCACTGATATTGCCGAAGAGCTTGGGGGTTTAGGCGTGTAA
- the rsmH gene encoding 16S rRNA (cytosine(1402)-N(4))-methyltransferase RsmH gives MAHTPVLLNEVIAYLNPQKNKNFIDCTVGGGGHALKILSLTKPNGKLLGLDLSQEAILKLQQIEEQRLILVCDNFAHLKTIVEQYNFGPINGILMDLGLSSDLLETSGRGFSFAKDEPLDMRFSPTTQDFTAQMIIRQYPKDKLTEIFRKFGEEKFSRQIAEAIVNIRKKENITSTVQLAGLIETTLGRRFHIKSLARVFQALRIEVNNELEILEQTLNQGMEILSPGGRLAVISFHSLEDRIVKLFFKKFKKEGMAEIITKKPLIPTDEEIRINSRSRSAKLRVAEKI, from the coding sequence ATGGCACACACACCGGTACTTTTAAATGAAGTCATTGCATATCTGAATCCGCAAAAAAATAAAAATTTTATTGATTGCACGGTTGGCGGCGGGGGACATGCTTTAAAAATTTTATCTTTAACAAAACCTAATGGCAAGTTATTAGGTTTAGATTTGTCTCAAGAAGCAATTTTAAAACTTCAGCAAATAGAAGAACAGAGATTAATTTTAGTTTGCGACAATTTTGCTCATTTAAAAACAATTGTTGAACAGTATAATTTTGGTCCGATAAACGGTATTTTAATGGATTTGGGACTTTCGTCTGATCTTTTAGAGACAAGCGGAAGGGGATTCAGTTTTGCGAAAGACGAACCATTGGACATGAGATTCAGTCCGACTACTCAAGATTTCACCGCTCAAATGATTATCCGCCAATATCCAAAAGATAAATTAACGGAAATTTTCAGGAAATTCGGCGAGGAAAAATTTTCTCGTCAAATAGCAGAGGCGATAGTCAATATCAGAAAAAAAGAAAATATTACTTCAACTGTTCAATTGGCCGGTTTGATTGAAACAACTTTGGGAAGAAGGTTTCATATCAAAAGTTTGGCCAGAGTTTTTCAAGCTTTAAGGATTGAAGTCAATAATGAATTGGAAATTTTAGAACAAACATTAAATCAGGGGATGGAGATATTAAGTCCGGGAGGCAGATTGGCAGTGATCAGTTTTCATTCTTTAGAAGACAGGATTGTCAAATTATTTTTTAAAAAATTCAAGAAAGAGGGAATGGCGGAAATTATAACCAAGAAACCGCTTATTCCGACGGATGAAGAAATTAGAATCAACTCGCGCAGCAGAAGCGCCAAATTAAGAGTTGCAGAAAAAATATAA
- a CDS encoding penicillin-binding protein 2 — protein sequence MPRLKILIVVVFICGFLIIGRLFELQVLRHDFYTTSVENRGGVNEIIPVERGRILIEDGGETYPLATNINTYNLIAVPARITNPEEWLEKMAPYLNFHDNITGDQIIEEGEKTDEYKAMIERLSREKDFYELLKKELTINEVNAIKKLNLEGIDFETISKRYWPEKNLFSHVVGFVSPSDNKPSGQYGIEEFFNQELEGVPGQMKGEKAPGGYLISSSYQEIKKAEKGEDIVLTLDRSIQFFACQLIQQAVKDYGAERGSIIVEDPESGRILALCNQPDFDPNQYSKIKNLEVFKNSAIDYSYEPGSIFKVITMAAALDAGKVTPDTSYVDTGSLTIDGHVIKNAADRVFGKATMTNVLERSINTGAVFAAKATGKESFRNYVKKFGFGRLTEIELSGEASGNIDNLEQKAEIYLATASFGQGISVTPIQMINAVAAIANQGKLMKPYIVDKIIKNGETIQREPVFVRQVISSSTAATLTSMMVSVLENGWRIGAGVPGYFTAGKTGTAQVAGTSGNYSEKTVHSFIGFAPATNPKFIALIKIDNPATGHFADTTAAPTFGKLSEFILKYYNIPPDRPNTK from the coding sequence ATGCCCCGGCTCAAAATCTTGATAGTCGTTGTTTTTATTTGCGGATTTTTGATAATTGGCAGGCTTTTTGAGCTGCAGGTTTTGCGTCATGATTTCTATACCACTTCGGTTGAAAACAGGGGAGGGGTTAATGAAATAATTCCCGTTGAAAGAGGCAGAATCTTAATTGAAGACGGAGGCGAGACCTATCCGCTTGCCACAAATATTAATACTTATAATTTAATCGCTGTTCCGGCCAGAATTACCAATCCGGAAGAATGGCTGGAAAAAATGGCGCCTTATTTGAATTTCCATGATAATATTACCGGCGATCAAATAATTGAAGAAGGTGAAAAAACGGATGAATATAAAGCGATGATAGAGCGCCTTTCTCGCGAAAAAGATTTTTACGAATTATTAAAAAAAGAATTGACTATTAATGAAGTCAATGCCATTAAGAAGCTAAATTTAGAAGGTATTGATTTTGAAACAATTTCTAAAAGATATTGGCCGGAAAAAAATCTTTTCAGTCATGTAGTCGGTTTTGTTTCTCCATCAGACAATAAGCCAAGCGGTCAATATGGCATAGAAGAATTTTTTAATCAAGAATTAGAAGGCGTTCCTGGCCAAATGAAGGGTGAAAAAGCGCCGGGAGGATATTTAATCAGTTCTTCTTATCAAGAAATTAAAAAAGCGGAAAAAGGGGAAGATATAGTTTTAACTCTTGACCGATCTATACAATTTTTCGCTTGCCAGTTAATACAGCAAGCGGTAAAAGATTACGGCGCGGAAAGAGGTTCTATTATTGTTGAAGATCCTGAGAGCGGAAGAATATTGGCTTTATGCAATCAACCTGACTTTGATCCCAATCAATATTCAAAAATTAAAAATTTGGAAGTATTTAAAAATTCAGCCATTGATTATTCATATGAACCAGGTTCTATTTTTAAGGTGATCACCATGGCTGCCGCGCTTGATGCCGGAAAAGTTACTCCAGACACTTCGTACGTTGATACAGGATCTCTGACAATAGACGGACATGTTATTAAAAATGCCGCAGACAGAGTTTTTGGCAAAGCAACTATGACTAATGTTCTGGAAAGATCAATCAACACAGGAGCGGTATTTGCCGCCAAGGCCACGGGAAAAGAATCATTTAGAAATTATGTTAAGAAATTTGGTTTTGGCAGATTGACTGAAATAGAATTAAGCGGAGAGGCAAGCGGTAATATTGACAATTTGGAGCAGAAAGCGGAAATATATTTGGCCACCGCTTCATTTGGGCAAGGTATCAGTGTTACGCCGATTCAGATGATTAATGCCGTAGCTGCCATCGCCAATCAAGGTAAATTGATGAAACCTTATATTGTTGATAAAATTATTAAAAATGGTGAGACTATTCAGCGAGAACCGGTTTTTGTTCGCCAAGTTATTTCTTCATCAACCGCCGCTACTTTAACGTCAATGATGGTTTCAGTTTTGGAAAACGGCTGGCGAATAGGGGCGGGAGTGCCGGGATATTTTACGGCTGGCAAAACAGGAACTGCTCAAGTGGCCGGAACAAGCGGTAATTATTCTGAAAAAACCGTTCATTCTTTTATCGGATTTGCACCGGCAACCAATCCTAAATTCATAGCTTTGATAAAAATTGATAATCCGGCAACAGGGCATTTTGCCGATACGACAGCCGCGCCGACTTTCGGCAAGCTATCGGAATTTATTTTAAAATATTATAATATTCCACCGGACCGGCCAAATACAAAATAA
- a CDS encoding UDP-N-acetylmuramoyl-tripeptide--D-alanyl-D-alanine ligase, translating into MKKFIQTLLKFFAKQAIIKYKPLIIGITGSVGKSSTKEAIYQVLKNHFVCRRNFKNYNNEIGVPLTILGQDAPGKNLISWFKVFFNSLGIILFFQKSYPKILILEMAADHPSDIKYLTKIAPCNIGVVTAIGSSHLEFFKSIENVAKEKQEIISHLLPTGWAILNSDDERVISMKNKTEAKILTYGLSEKSDVKAIEIILDQEWEDGKYKIEGLRFKVNYKGSIVPVFLPNIIARSQAYSALAAIAVGIILDLNLIEISEALNDFSPLPGRMKVIKGINNSLIIDDTYNSSPVAAQSALETLAEIKKQPDAKKWAVLGDMLELGAASRGEHLNLGKNVAKAGIDYLVFIGKEAETVVEAAQEAGLNQDQIKIYQNSVLAGESISQEIEEGDIVLIKGSRGIHMEEIVKRVVAKIGDIE; encoded by the coding sequence ATGAAAAAATTTATTCAAACATTATTAAAATTTTTTGCCAAACAGGCGATTATTAAATATAAACCGCTGATTATTGGTATTACCGGAAGCGTCGGCAAATCGTCCACCAAGGAGGCGATTTATCAAGTTCTTAAAAATCATTTTGTCTGCCGGCGAAATTTTAAAAATTATAATAATGAAATCGGCGTACCCTTAACAATTTTGGGTCAAGACGCGCCGGGTAAGAATTTAATCAGTTGGTTCAAAGTTTTTTTTAACAGCTTGGGAATAATTCTTTTTTTTCAAAAGTCTTATCCTAAAATTTTAATTTTGGAAATGGCCGCTGATCATCCGAGTGATATAAAATATTTAACCAAAATTGCGCCTTGCAATATCGGTGTTGTCACGGCTATCGGTTCTTCGCATTTGGAATTTTTCAAAAGCATAGAAAATGTGGCCAAGGAAAAACAAGAAATTATCAGTCATTTATTGCCAACTGGTTGGGCTATTTTAAATTCTGACGATGAGAGAGTAATATCGATGAAAAATAAAACAGAAGCTAAAATTTTAACTTATGGTTTGTCGGAAAAATCAGATGTTAAGGCTATAGAAATTATTTTAGATCAGGAGTGGGAGGACGGTAAATATAAAATTGAAGGATTAAGATTTAAGGTAAACTACAAGGGATCTATCGTACCGGTGTTTTTACCGAATATTATTGCTCGGTCTCAAGCTTATTCTGCTTTGGCGGCCATTGCGGTTGGTATTATTTTAGATCTTAATTTAATTGAAATATCTGAAGCTTTGAATGATTTTAGTCCCTTGCCCGGTCGGATGAAAGTGATAAAAGGCATTAATAATAGTTTGATTATTGATGATACGTATAATTCTTCTCCGGTTGCCGCTCAAAGCGCTTTAGAAACATTGGCTGAAATAAAAAAACAGCCGGATGCCAAGAAATGGGCTGTTTTGGGTGATATGTTGGAATTAGGCGCGGCAAGCCGCGGAGAGCATTTAAATTTAGGTAAAAATGTCGCTAAAGCAGGAATAGATTATTTGGTTTTTATTGGGAAAGAAGCTGAGACGGTTGTTGAAGCGGCTCAAGAAGCAGGATTAAATCAAGATCAAATTAAAATTTATCAAAATTCTGTTCTAGCCGGAGAGAGTATAAGTCAAGAAATTGAAGAAGGGGATATTGTTTTAATAAAAGGTTCTCGCGGCATACACATGGAGGAAATAGTGAAAAGGGTAGTGGCAAAAATCGGTGATATAGAATAA
- a CDS encoding tRNA uridine(34) 5-carboxymethylaminomethyl modification radical SAM/GNAT enzyme Elp3 encodes MNNKSKINLLVKQLAQKPIASGEDFLKLKQKLSNEISISPVGNIDILNTYKKLRLLKKIKKSFYLEKQLKKRPVRSLSGVAVVAVLTKPWPCPGKCIYCPTEKNIPKSYLAGEPAVERALTLKYNPYQQVKKRIEVLEQNGHPTDKIELIVIGGTWSYLPKKYQYWFIKRCFDGANGRTSKNLAIAQKVNERAHHRIIGLTLETRPDFINPKEIIQMRELGCTRVEIGVQAIDDKILKKNQRGHNVQRIIEATKLLKDAGFKICYHIMPGLYGSSVKKDLAMFKRIFDDPNFRPDMLKIYPCVVTRNSKLYKIWKQKKYKPYSNRQLIDLIVKMKLLVPHYVRINRVIRDIPSWQIRGGSKISNLREVLDKNLKKLGKECQCIRCREIKDSKFEAKNLKMKIREYSASGGKEIFLSCENFKTNKLAAFLRLRISKPYPIIREVHTYGELIPISKKSVAVQHLGFGKKLMREAEEISEKLGYKKIAVIAGVGVREYYRKLGYKLEKTYMVKSLTY; translated from the coding sequence ATGAATAATAAATCTAAAATCAATTTATTAGTCAAACAGCTTGCTCAAAAACCAATCGCTTCAGGCGAGGATTTTTTGAAATTAAAACAAAAATTAAGCAATGAAATATCAATCTCGCCTGTCGGCAATATTGATATTTTAAATACTTACAAAAAATTAAGATTGCTCAAAAAAATTAAAAAAAGTTTTTATCTGGAAAAACAACTAAAAAAAAGACCGGTGCGCAGCCTTTCCGGCGTGGCTGTAGTGGCCGTTTTAACCAAGCCTTGGCCTTGCCCGGGAAAATGCATTTATTGCCCAACGGAAAAAAATATCCCAAAAAGTTATTTGGCCGGCGAACCCGCGGTTGAACGGGCTTTAACCTTAAAATATAATCCTTATCAGCAAGTTAAAAAAAGAATTGAAGTCCTGGAACAAAACGGACATCCGACTGATAAAATTGAATTAATCGTTATCGGCGGCACTTGGAGCTATTTGCCTAAAAAATATCAATATTGGTTTATTAAACGTTGTTTTGACGGCGCCAATGGCCGAACAAGCAAGAATCTGGCCATTGCTCAAAAAGTAAATGAAAGGGCGCATCATAGAATCATTGGCCTAACGCTTGAAACAAGACCTGATTTTATCAATCCCAAAGAAATTATTCAAATGAGAGAATTAGGCTGTACCAGAGTAGAAATCGGCGTTCAGGCGATTGATGATAAAATCTTGAAAAAAAATCAACGCGGACATAATGTTCAAAGAATAATTGAAGCCACTAAGCTTCTAAAAGACGCCGGATTTAAAATTTGTTATCACATTATGCCCGGACTATACGGTTCTTCAGTAAAAAAAGATTTGGCAATGTTTAAAAGAATATTTGATGATCCGAATTTCAGGCCTGATATGCTAAAAATCTATCCGTGCGTGGTTACCAGAAATTCCAAATTATACAAAATCTGGAAACAAAAAAAATATAAACCTTATTCCAATCGCCAATTGATCGATCTTATAGTTAAAATGAAATTACTGGTGCCGCATTACGTAAGAATTAATCGGGTTATCAGAGATATCCCGTCTTGGCAAATCAGGGGCGGAAGTAAAATTTCAAATCTGCGCGAAGTATTGGATAAAAATTTAAAAAAATTAGGCAAAGAATGCCAATGTATCCGTTGCAGAGAAATCAAGGATTCAAAATTTGAAGCTAAAAATTTAAAAATGAAGATCAGAGAATATTCTGCTTCCGGCGGAAAAGAAATTTTTCTTTCTTGTGAAAATTTCAAAACGAATAAATTAGCCGCTTTTTTACGTTTAAGAATTTCCAAACCATATCCCATTATTCGCGAAGTTCATACTTACGGCGAACTTATTCCGATCAGTAAAAAATCAGTCGCCGTCCAACATTTGGGATTTGGGAAAAAATTAATGCGCGAGGCGGAAGAAATAAGCGAAAAATTAGGTTATAAAAAAATCGCCGTTATCGCCGGCGTTGGTGTGCGTGAATATTACAGAAAACTTGGTTATAAACTGGAAAAAACTTATATGGTAAAGAGTTTGACTTATTAA
- a CDS encoding methyltransferase domain-containing protein — protein MKLEKAKQILENSKDAYNESAQEFSASRARYWQEMESFLEYVKDGDKVLDLGCGNGRLLGLLKDKNIQYTGLDKCEPLINVAKQRFNQHRFIVGDIIDLPFQSEQFDVIFAIASLHHIPSEELRLKVLKDCYQLLKKDGYLICTVWNLWQPKLIFKYKLWPAIFNWRFKKLDRGDFFIPWKIPPRKIWRYYHAFTFKELRKLIISAGGKIIDEYYTKKGKKSNWTKGHNLVIIAKK, from the coding sequence ATGAAGTTAGAAAAAGCCAAACAAATTTTAGAAAATTCCAAAGATGCCTATAATGAGTCGGCTCAAGAATTTTCCGCTTCCAGGGCTCGTTATTGGCAGGAAATGGAGTCTTTTTTGGAATACGTTAAAGACGGGGACAAGGTTTTGGATTTGGGCTGCGGAAACGGCAGGTTATTGGGATTATTGAAAGATAAAAATATTCAATATACCGGACTTGATAAATGCGAACCATTGATTAATGTTGCCAAGCAAAGATTTAATCAGCACCGATTTATTGTCGGCGATATTATAGATTTACCGTTTCAAAGCGAGCAGTTTGATGTTATTTTCGCCATTGCGTCTTTGCATCATATTCCTTCAGAAGAGCTTCGTTTGAAAGTTTTAAAAGATTGTTATCAATTGCTTAAAAAAGATGGATATTTAATTTGTACGGTTTGGAATTTGTGGCAGCCGAAATTGATTTTTAAATATAAACTTTGGCCAGCGATTTTTAATTGGCGATTTAAAAAATTGGACAGGGGAGATTTTTTCATTCCTTGGAAAATACCGCCGCGAAAAATTTGGCGATATTATCACGCTTTTACTTTTAAAGAGTTGAGAAAATTGATAATATCGGCGGGCGGAAAAATAATTGACGAATATTACACGAAAAAAGGCAAAAAATCCAATTGGACAAAAGGCCATAATCTTGTTATAATTGCTAAGAAGTAA
- a CDS encoding phosphomannomutase/phosphoglucomutase produces the protein MSSINQKIFLAYDIRGIYPKDFNEDAAYKIGRAFVDFLCSKFQIPNSKFKVVVGRDCRLAAPKIFKSFSKGVIDQGANVIDIGKVPVDALYFALHYFKTDASAMITASHNPPEYIGIKMMAKDSKCLCADWGIPQIKELALKNQFIKAKHHGKVIKKDIVPHYLKYILNLEDISSIKPLKVVVDASNGMAGKIVKSLAKKLPIKLTCLYCNQDGSFLNHPSNPLLPESTRDLQKEVIKQKADFGLIYDGDGDRTIFIDEKGQAVSGDMLIILFASYFLKKEQGATIGYNLICSKSVPEIIREMGGKPLRTKTGQSLVKEIAKKHQAIFTGEISGHICFRDTFYVECGGLILLLMLKILSATKTPLSQIINNFKRYYRLGEINFEVKNSQAIIKKIAEIYKDGKQDWLDGLTVDYWSSPAVKGGTSWWFNIRPSNTEPLLRLVIEAENKEKAEEEFKKISRIIKTA, from the coding sequence ATGTCAAGCATAAATCAAAAAATTTTTCTCGCTTATGATATTCGGGGAATATACCCGAAGGATTTTAATGAAGACGCGGCCTATAAAATAGGTCGTGCTTTTGTTGATTTTCTTTGTTCCAAATTCCAAATTCCAAATTCCAAATTCAAAGTAGTTGTCGGCCGCGATTGCCGTTTGGCCGCGCCTAAAATTTTCAAGTCATTTTCTAAGGGCGTAATTGATCAGGGGGCAAATGTTATTGATATTGGCAAAGTTCCGGTTGATGCTTTGTATTTTGCGCTCCATTATTTTAAAACTGACGCCTCGGCGATGATTACCGCCAGTCATAATCCGCCGGAATATATTGGCATTAAAATGATGGCCAAAGATTCCAAATGTCTTTGCGCTGATTGGGGAATTCCGCAAATTAAAGAATTGGCGCTCAAGAATCAATTTATAAAAGCTAAACATCACGGCAAAGTTATTAAAAAAGATATTGTGCCGCACTATTTGAAATATATTTTGAATTTAGAAGATATCAGTTCAATTAAACCGTTAAAAGTGGTGGTTGACGCCAGTAACGGCATGGCCGGTAAAATAGTTAAATCATTGGCGAAAAAGTTGCCCATTAAATTAACTTGTCTTTATTGCAATCAAGATGGCTCTTTTTTAAATCATCCGTCGAACCCGCTTCTTCCCGAAAGCACGCGTGATTTACAAAAAGAAGTGATAAAACAGAAAGCGGATTTCGGATTAATTTATGACGGTGACGGAGACAGAACGATTTTTATTGACGAAAAAGGACAAGCGGTGAGCGGCGATATGCTTATTATTTTGTTTGCTTCTTATTTTCTTAAGAAAGAGCAGGGAGCGACCATTGGTTATAATTTGATTTGTTCAAAAAGCGTGCCGGAAATAATTCGAGAAATGGGCGGAAAACCGTTGCGCACCAAAACAGGCCAATCGTTAGTCAAAGAAATAGCTAAAAAACATCAGGCGATTTTTACCGGTGAAATTTCAGGACACATTTGTTTCCGCGATACTTTTTATGTTGAATGCGGAGGATTAATTTTGCTTTTAATGTTAAAAATTTTATCAGCGACCAAAACACCGCTTTCGCAAATAATCAATAATTTTAAACGTTATTACCGCCTCGGAGAAATTAATTTTGAAGTAAAAAATAGCCAGGCAATTATTAAAAAAATAGCTGAAATATATAAAGACGGCAAACAAGATTGGTTGGACGGTTTGACCGTGGATTATTGGAGTTCTCCCGCCGTAAAGGGCGGGACAAGCTGGTGGTTTAATATTCGTCCTTCAAATACAGAGCCATTATTGCGACTGGTGATTGAAGCTGAAAATAAAGAAAAAGCAGAAGAGGAATTTAAAAAAATTAGTAGAATTATCAAAACAGCATAA